The following proteins are encoded in a genomic region of Glycine max cultivar Williams 82 chromosome 18, Glycine_max_v4.0, whole genome shotgun sequence:
- the LOC100803423 gene encoding UDP-glycosyltransferase 74G1: MVHCVVLAYPAQGHINPMHNFCKLLQQQGVKVTLVTTLSYSKNLQNIPASIALETISDGFDNRGFAESGNWKAYLERFWQVGPKTLAELLEKLGRSGDPVDCVVYNSFFPWALEVAKRFGIVGAVFLTQNMSVNSIYHHVQQGNLCVPLTKSEISLPLLPKLQHEDMPTFFFPTCVDNSLLLDLVVGQFSNIDKADWILCNSFSEMEKEVTDWTKKIWPKFRTIGPSITSMILNKRLTDDEDDGVTQFKSEECIKWLDDKPKQSVVYVSFGSVVVLNEEQIEEIAYGLSDSESYFLWVLREETKLPKDFAKKSEKGLVIGWCSQLKVLAHEAIGCFVTHCGWNSTLEALSLGVPMVAMPNWSDQCTNAKLIEDVWKMGIRARVDEKKIVRGEVLKYCIMEIMNSEKGKEVKRNIMQWKALAARAVSEEGSSHKNIAEFVNSLFNLKQGIANYPD; this comes from the exons ATGGTGCACTGTGTGGTCTTAGCATATCCAGCTCAAGGCCACATTAACCCTATGCATAATTTCTGCAAGCTCTTGCAACAACAAGGTGTGAAAGTAACACTAGTCACCACCCTTTCCTACAGCAAGAACTTGCAGAACATACCTGCTTCTATTGCACTTGAAACCATTTCTGATGGTTTTGACAATCGTGGTTTTGCTGAGTCAGGAAACTGGAAGGCCTACTTGGAACGTTTTTGGCAAGTAGGGCCAAAGACTCTTGCTGAGCTTCTTGAGAAACTTGGTAGATCAGGTGACCCTGTTGATTGTGTTGTTTATAATTCATTCTTCCCTTGGGCTCTTGAGGTTGCAAAGAGATTTGGGATAGTTGGGGCTGTTTTCCTCACTCAAAATATGTCCGTCAATAGTATATACCACCATGTCCAGCAAGGAAATTTGTGTGTTCCCCTCACAAAAAGTGAGATTTCCCTTCCTTTGTTGCCCAAACTTCAACATGAGGACATGCCCACATTCTTCTTCCCCACATGTGTGGATAATTCACTTTTGCTTGATTTGGTAGTGGGCCAGTTCTCCAATATCGACAAGGCTGATTGGATCCTTTGCAATTCATTCTCTGAGATGGAAAAAGAG GTAACCGATTGGACGAAGAAGATATGGCCCAAATTTAGGACTATAGGACCAAGCATAACATCTATGATTTTGAACAAGCGACTTacagatgatgaagatgatggtGTTACACAATTTAAGAGTGAAGAATGCATAAAATGGTTAGATGATAAACCGAAACAATCTGttgtttatgtttcttttgGGTCCGTGGTAGTACTCAACGAAGAGCAAATAGAGGAAATAGCTTATGGTTTGAGTGACAGTGAAAGTTACTTCTTGTGGGTACTCAGAGAAGAAACTAAGCTTCCCAAAGATTTTGCAAAGAAGTCAGAGAAGGGTTTAGTAATTGGGTGGTGCTCACAACTAAAAGTTTTAGCTCATGAAGCTATAGGGTGTTTTGTAACACATTGTGGTTGGAACTCCACATTGGAAGCCTTGAGTTTAGGTGTTCCAATGGTCGCAATGCCAAATTGGTCTGACCAATGTACAAATGCTAAGCTAATTGAAGATGTCTGGAAAATGGGAATTAGAGCTAGAGTTGATGAAAAAAAGATTGTGAGAGGAGAAGTATTGAAGTATTGCATAATGGAAATAATGAACAGTGAGAAAGGCAAAGAGGTGAAAAGAAATATTATGCAATGGAAGGCTTTGGCTGCACGAGCTGTTAGTGAGGAAGGAAGTTCTCATAAAAACATTGCAGAATTCGTGAATAGCTTGTTCAATTTAAAACAGGGAATTGCAAATTATCCTGATTAA
- the LOC100809269 gene encoding UDP-glycosyltransferase 74G1-like produces the protein MVHCVILPYPSQGHINPMHQFSKLLQLQGVRITLVTTLSYSKNLQNIPASIALETISDGFDNGGLAEAGSYKTYLERFWQVGAKTLAELLEKLGRSGNPVDCVIYDSFFPWVLDVAKGFGIVGAVFLTQNMFVNSIYYHVQQGKLRVPLTKNEISLPLLPKLQLEDMPSFLSSTDGENLVLLDLAVAQFSNVDKADWILCNSFYELEKEVNNWTLKIWPKFRTIGPCITSMVLNKRLTDDNDEDDGVTQFKSEECMKWLDDKPKQSVVYVSFGSIAALNEEQIKEIAYSLRDGENYFLWVVRASEETKLPKDFEKISEKGLVIRWCSQLKVLDHEAIGCFVTHCGWNSTLEALSLGVPVVAMPYWSDQSTNAKQIVDVWKMGIRATVDDEKKIVRREVLKRCIMEIMKSERGKEVKSNMVQWKALAARAVSEEGSSHKNIAEFVNSLFNLQQRIANYPD, from the exons ATGGTGCACTGTGTGATCCTACCATATCCAAGTCAAGGCCACATTAACCCCATGCATCAGTTCTCCAAGCTCTTGCAACTACAAGGGGTGAGAATAACACTAGTCACCACCCTTTCCTATAGCAAGAACTTGCAAAACATACCTGCTTCTATTGCACTTGAAACCATTTCTGATGGTTTTGACAATGGTGGTCTTGCAGAGGCAGGGAGCTACAAGACCTACTTGGAACGTTTTTGGCAAGTAGGGGCAAAGACTCTTGCTGAGCTTCTTGAGAAACTTGGTAGATCAGGTAACCCTGTTGATTGTGTTATTTATGATTCCTTCTTCCCTTGGGTTCTTGATgttgcaaagggatttgggatAGTTGGAGCTGTTTTTCTCACTCAAAATATGTTCGTCAATAGTATATACTACCATGTACAGCAAGGGAAGTTGCGTGTTCCCCTCACAAAAAATGAGATTTCCCTTCCTTTGTTGCCCAAACTTCAACTTGAAGACATGCCCTCATTCCTCTCCTCCACTGATGGGGAGAATTTAGTTTTGCTCGATTTGGCAGTGGCTCAGTTCTCCAATGTCGACAAGGCTGATTGGATCCTTTGCAATTCATTCTACGAGTTGGAAAAAGAG GTAAATAATTGGACATTGAAGATTTGGCCTAAATTTAGGACTATAGGACCATGCATAACATCTATGGTTTTAAACAAGCGACTTACAgatgataatgatgaagatgatggtGTTACACAATTTAAGAGTGAAGAATGCATGAAATGGTTAGATGATAAACCAAAACAATCTGttgtttatgtttcttttgGGTCCATCGCAGCACTCAACGAAGAGCAAATAAAGGAAATAGCTTATAGTTTGAGAGATGGTGAAAATTACTTTTTGTGGGTGGTGAGGGCCTCAGAAGAAACTAAGCTTCCCAAAGATTTTGAAAAGATATCAGAGAAGGGTTTAGTGATAAGGTGGTGCTCGCAACTAAAAGTCCTAGACCATGAGGCTATAGGGTGTTTTGTAACACATTGTGGTTGGAACTCCACATTGGAAGCCTTGAGTTTAGGAGTTCCAGTGGTTGCAATGCCATATTGGTCTGACCAAAGTACAAATGCAAAGCAAATTGTAGATGTCTGGAAAATGGGAATCAGAGCCACAGTTGACgatgagaaaaaaattgtgagaAGAGAAGTATTAAAGCGCTGCATAATGGAAATAATGAAGAGTGAGAGAGGCAAAGAGGTGAAAAGCAATATGGTGCAATGGAAGGCTTTGGCTGCACGAGCTGTTAGTGAGGAAGGAAGTTCTCATAAAAACATTGCAGAATTCGTGAATAGCTTGTTCAATTTACAACAGAGAATTGCAAATTATCCTGATTAA
- the LOC100803960 gene encoding AT-hook motif nuclear-localized protein 23-like isoform X1, translated as MAGIDLGSASHFVHHRLERPDLEDDENQQDQDNNLNNHEGLDLVTPNSGPGDVVGRRPRGRPPGSKNKPKPPVIITRESANTLRAHILEVSSGCDVFESVATYARKRQRGICVLSGSGTVTNVTLRQPAAAGAVVTLHGRFEILSLSGSFLPPPAPPGATSLTVFLGGGQGQVVGGNVVGPLVASGPVIVIASSFTNVAYERLPLDEEESMQMQQGQSSAGGGGSGGGVSNNSFPDPSSGLPFFNLPLNMPQLPVDGWAGNSGGRQSY; from the coding sequence ATGGCCGGCATAGACTTGGGTTCAGCATCACATTTTGTTCATCATCGCCTTGAACGCCCTGACCTTGAAGACGATGAGAACCAACAAGACCAAGACAACAACCTTAACAATCACGAAGGGCTTGACCTAGTTACACCAAATTCAGGTCCTGGTGATGTTGTTGGTCGCAGGCCAAGAGGAAGACCTCCAGGTTCAAAGAACAAGCCAAAACCACCAGTTATCATCACAAGAGAGAGTGCAAACACCCTTAGGGCTCACATCCTTGAAGTTAGTAGTGGTTGTGATGTCTTTGAATCAGTCGCTACCTATGCAAGGAAGCGACAAAGAGGGATCTGTGTCCTTAGTGGGAGTGGAACCGTGACCAACGTGACGTTGAGACAGCCAGCTGCAGCAGGTGCCGTCGTCACGCTGCACGGAAGGTTTGAGATCCTGTCTTTGTCAGGATCGTTCCTCCCACCTCCCGCTCCACCAGGTGCTACAAGTTTGACCGTGTTCCTTGGTGGAGGACAGGGTCAAGTGGTGGGAGGAAATGTTGTTGGTCCTTTGGTGGCTTCTGGGCCTGTTATTGTTATTGCTTCATCTTTTACTAATGTAGCATATGAGAGGTTGCCCTTGGATGAAGAGGAATCTATGCAGATGCAACAAGGGCAATCATCTGCTGGCGGTGGTGGTAGTGGTGGTGGAGTCAGTAATAACTCTTTTCCGGACCCGTCTTCTGGGCTTCCATTCTTCAATTTGCCCCTTAACATGCCTCAGTTACCTGTTGATGGTTGGGCTGGGAACTCTGGTGGAAGGCAATCTTACTGA
- the LOC100803960 gene encoding AT-hook motif nuclear-localized protein 23-like (The RefSeq protein has 1 substitution compared to this genomic sequence) produces the protein MAGIDLGSASHFVHHRLERPDLEDDENQQDQDNNLNNHEGLDLVTPNSGPGDVVGRRPRGRPPGSKNKPKPPVIITRESANTLRAHILEVSSGCDVFESVATYARKRQRGICVLSGSGTVTNVTLRQPAAAGAVVTLHGRFEILSLSGSFLPPPAPPGATSLTVFLGGGQGQVVGGNVVGPLVASGPVIVIASSFTNVAYERLPLDEEESMQMQQGQSSAGGGGSGGGVSNNSFPDPSYGLPFFNLPLNMPQLPVDGWAGNSGGRQSY, from the coding sequence ATGGCCGGCATAGACTTGGGTTCAGCATCACATTTTGTTCATCATCGCCTTGAACGCCCTGACCTTGAAGACGATGAGAACCAACAAGACCAAGACAACAACCTTAACAATCACGAAGGGCTTGACCTAGTTACACCAAATTCAGGTCCTGGTGATGTTGTTGGTCGCAGGCCAAGAGGAAGACCTCCAGGTTCAAAGAACAAGCCAAAACCACCAGTTATCATCACAAGAGAGAGTGCAAACACCCTTAGGGCTCACATCCTTGAAGTTAGTAGTGGTTGTGATGTCTTTGAATCAGTCGCTACCTATGCAAGGAAGCGACAAAGAGGGATCTGTGTCCTTAGTGGGAGTGGAACCGTGACCAACGTGACGTTGAGACAGCCAGCTGCAGCAGGTGCCGTCGTCACGCTGCACGGAAGGTTTGAGATCCTGTCTTTGTCAGGATCGTTCCTCCCACCTCCCGCTCCACCAGGTGCTACAAGTTTGACCGTGTTCCTTGGTGGAGGACAGGGTCAAGTGGTGGGAGGAAATGTTGTTGGTCCTTTGGTGGCTTCTGGGCCTGTTATTGTTATTGCTTCATCTTTTACTAATGTAGCATATGAGAGGTTGCCCTTGGATGAAGAGGAATCTATGCAGATGCAACAAGGGCAATCATCTGCTGGCGGTGGTGGTAGTGGTGGTGGAGTCAGTAATAACTCTTTTCCGGACCCGTCTTCTGGGCTTCCATTCTTCAATTTGCCCCTTAACATGCCTCAGTTACCTGTTGATGGTTGGGCTGGGAACTCTGGTGGAAGGCAATCTTACTGA